A portion of the Colius striatus isolate bColStr4 chromosome 1, bColStr4.1.hap1, whole genome shotgun sequence genome contains these proteins:
- the TMEM243 gene encoding transmembrane protein 243 produces the protein MEGFAGRGYGTGGPDNRPLFGETSARDRVINLVVGGLTSLLLVVTLISAFVFPQLPPKPVNIFFAFCISLCCISAAILIYWYRQGDLEPKFRNLIYYILFSIVMLCICANLYFHEVGK, from the exons ATGGAGGGCTTCGCCGGCCGCGGCTACGGCACCGGCGGGCCCGACAACCGGCCGCTCTTCGGGGAGACGTCGGCCAGG GACAGAGTCATCAATCTAGTTGTTGGCGGCTTAACGTCCTTGCTGCTTGTA GTCACTCTGATCAGTGCTTTTGTCTTCCCGCAACTACCTCCAAAACCTGTGAatatattttttgctttctgcatcTCCTTGTGTTGTATTTCTGCTGCCATACTT ATCTACTGGTATCGACAAGGAGACCTGGAACCTAAATTTAGGAACCTAATCTACTATATATTATTTTCTATCGTCATGTTATGTATATGTGCCAACCTGTACTTCCATGAAGTGGGGAAATGA